A genomic region of Caenorhabditis elegans chromosome V contains the following coding sequences:
- the soc-1 gene encoding Multisubstrate adapter protein soc-1 (Confirmed by transcript evidence): MSIPDENIILEGSLKRCKKYKLFKTKWVEHYFVLHCRDRERNLFAIDEFKTSRKNDLKKRFKLEFVIRVESNLSVSDPSILCTAGGGHQEESMLNCIFGVGFRFENIVKDLYLVAKNDEEMTLWVNEICKLCKLHRQHDEGDSSHAAESSISGMSMSSQSLDMSIIEQQQYAENIPESKQYHRMHHFKSVISHNSLPSNPNYNNLPDPLESSRSETSSMYSSRRTEDDSVSYTSGPPVPPPRTRHTLNRFVKNGQVGRLHMIPASTSMGQVVKVEDAEDSSGETLKLDTPEQYPESVTSSEGFPVYERNGKTLIRRAPPPVDRSNKPKNLRGEEEAGTRYRNLSRNGVNENGNYSATFSSRTSNYQQSETSKRRNLDYFEPTQMIENSSLSTLAATSTRSPTPSDIEYISVDVDRTLAFKQMRRAAQSTD, translated from the exons ATGAGTATACCCGATGAGAATATAATATTGGAAGGTTCATTAAAACGGTGCAAAAAGTATAAGTTGTTCAAG acaaaatGGGTCGAGCATTATTTTGTGCTTCACTGTCGAGATCGTGAACGCAACCTGTTCGCAATTGACGAATTCAAGACATCCCGAAAAAATGATCTGAAAAAGCGATTCAAGCTGGAATTTGTGATTCGCGTTGAATCAAATCTGTCAGTTTCCGATCCATCAATTCTCTGCACAGCCGGAGGAGGACATCAGGAGGAGAGCATGTTGAATTGCATTTTTGGAGTCGGATTTCGATTCGAGAATATTGTGAAGGACTTGTATTTGGTAGCAAAGAACGATGAAGAGATGACACTTTGGGTGAATGAGATTTGTAAATTATGCAAATTGCACAGGCAACATGACGAGGGGGATAGCTCGCATGCAGCCGAGTCGTCGATTAGTGGAATGTCAATGTCATCACAGTCTTTGGATATGTCAATTATTGAACAACAACAGTATgctgaaaat ATCCCCGAATCAAAACAATATCACCGGATGCATCATTTCAAATCAGTCATTTCTCATAACAGTCTGCCTTCAAATCCAAACTACAACAATTTGCCAG ACCCCCTCGAATCTTCCCGCTCAGAAACTTCCTCAATGTACTCAAGCCGACGGACTGAAGACGACAGTGTGAGCTATACCAGTGGGCCTCCAGTTCCTCCGCCGCGAACACGGCACACGCTAAATCGATTTGTAAAG AACGGACAAGTCGGCCGTCTTCACATGATCCCCGCCAGTACCTCGATGGGTCAAGTTGTCAAAGTAGAAGACGCCGAGGATAGTAGTGGAGAGACATTGAAGCTTGATACACCCGAGCAATATCCTGAATCAGTAACATCTTCAGAAGGTTTTCCAGTTTATGAAAGAAACGGAAAAACACTGATACGACGAGCTCCACCGCCAGTCGATCGATCGAATAAGCCCAAGAATTTGAGAGGAGAGGAAGAAGCTGGAACACGGTATCggaa tttatcACGAAATGGAGTAAACGAAAACGGCAACTACTCGGCAACTTTTTCAAGTCGAACTTCG aactaCCAACAATCGGAAACATCAAAACGAAGGAACCTTGACTATTTCGAGCCGACTCAAATGATCGAAAACTCAAGTCTGAGCACACTCGCGGCAACATCCACGAGGTCTCCAACACCGTCAGATATCGAGTATATTTCAGTGGATGTTGACAGAACTTTGGCGTTTAAGCAAATGCGAAGAGCTGCTCAATCGACGGATTAA
- the F41F3.3 gene encoding uncharacterized protein (Confirmed by transcript evidence) — translation MQKLIIAFAAVSVAHAFLLPSGGGGGCGCAPPPPPPSPCGCGGGGGLALPQLPPLSLPSLGGGGGCCPPPAPACGGGCGGGVAPAPIGGGYAQAPQAPIGGGYAAPQAPIGGGYGGAPIGGGSYAGAGPIGGGAPIGGGAGYAGAAPAGGAYAGRK, via the coding sequence ATGCAAAAACTCATCATCGCCTTCGCCGCTGTCTCTGTCGCCCACGCCTTCCTCCTCCCATCCGGAGGAGGCGGTGGATGCGGATgtgctccaccaccaccaccaccatcccCATGCGGATGCGGAGGCGGAGGTGGCCTCGCCCTCCCACAACTCCCACCACTTTCCCTTCCATCCCTCGGAGGAGGAGGCGGTTGCTGCCCACCACCAGCCCCAGCTTGCGGAGGAGGATGCGGAGGAGGAGTTGCTCCAGCCCCAATCGGAGGAGGATACGCTCAGGCCCCACAAGCCCCAATCGGAGGAGGATACGCCGCCCCACAAGCCCCAATCGGAGGAGGATACGGAGGAGCCCCAATCGGAGGAGGATCATACGCCGGAGCTGGACCAATCGGAGGAGGAGCCCCAATCGGAGGAGGAGCCGGATACGCCGGAGCCGCCCCAGCCGGAGGAGCTTACGCCGGAAGAAAGTAG
- the F41F3.8 gene encoding uncharacterized protein (Confirmed by transcript evidence) yields the protein MRSLWMLLMLIGTIHAFLLGGSGCGCGGPSLSLCGGCAPRPRVAAPPFAPPPPPSPPLPPKCECPPPTCNSCAPAPSSCGCGGGGGGGGYASYPRGGYGKGKYEDSEEYSDEETSKED from the exons atgagaTCCCTTTGGATGTTGCTGATGCTTATCGGAACTATCCACGCATTTCTGCTAGGAGGGTCAGGATGTGGATGCGG aggcCCCAGCCTATCCCTCTGCGGTGGATGTGCTCCTCGTCCACGCGTCGCTGCTCCACCATTTGCACCACCACCTCCGCCATCCCCACCACTTCCTCCAAAATGTGAATGTCCACCTCCAACATGCAATTCCTGTGCTCCAGCTCCATCATCTTGTGGGTGTGGAggcggaggaggaggaggcggATATGCTTCTTATCCACGTGGAGGATACGGTAAAGGAAAGTACGAGGATTCCGAAGAGTATTCCGACGAGGAGACAAGCAAGGAGGATTAG
- the col-139 gene encoding Nematode cuticle collagen N-terminal domain-containing protein (Confirmed by transcript evidence) translates to MELQTRLKAYRFIAYSAVTLSVAAVFGICFTLPLLHNYVEGMKSHVDKELAQCRHTTADIFSEMAHIKKAKNGTRFARQAGYGGDAEYEDDAAVEVAPSRVSGGSCQGCCLPGPPGTPGPAGRPGKPGRPGACGNHGNPGKPTGLPCDPVTVPPCKPCPPGPAGEPGHDGAPGAPGKPGAPGVGGGSGAPGAPGPKGAPGGPGQPGRDGQPGQAGQPGSSSSEPGQPGPNGQPGPRGPPGQAGSPGGNGQPGGPGQPGQRGSDGQPGNDGQPGAPGQPGQSGGSGEKGICPKYCAIDGGVFFEDGTRRRR, encoded by the exons ATGGAACTGCAAACTCGTCTTAAAGCTTACCGATTCATTGCCTACTCGGCAGTTACACTTTCGGTTGCTGCAGTTTTTGGG atctgCTTCACCCTCCCACTCCTCCACAACTATGTTGAGGGCATGAAGAGCCACGTTGACAAAGAGCTTGCTCAATGCAGACACACCACTGCTGATATCTTCTCCGAGATGGCTCATATTAAG aaggcTAAGAACGGAACCCGGTTCGCCAGACAAGCTGGATATGGAGGAGATGCTGAGTACGAAGATGACGCTGCTGTTGAGGTTGCCCCATCCCGTGTCTCTGGAGGATCTTGCCAAGGATGCTGCcttccaggaccaccaggaacCCCTGGACCAGCTGGACGACCAGGAAAGCCAGGAAGACCAGGAGCATGCGGAAACCACGGAAACCCAGGAAAGCCAACCGGACTACCATGCGATCCAGTCACCGTTCCACCATGCAAACCATGCccaccaggaccagccggaGAGCCAGGACACGatggagctccaggagcaccaggaaagccaggagccccaggagtCGGAGGAGGATCCGGAGcaccaggagcaccaggaccaAAGGGAGCCCCAGGAGGcccaggacagccaggaaGAGATGGACAACCAGGACAAGCCGGTCAGCCAGGATCCAGCTCTTCTGAgccaggacagccaggaccAAACGGACAACCAGGACCACGTGGACCACCAGGACAAGCTGGAAGCCCAGGAGGCAACGGACAGCCAGGAGGcccaggacaaccaggacaaCGCGGAAGCGATGGACAGCCAGGAAACGATGGACAGCCAGGTGCCCCAGGGCAGCCAGGGCAAAGCGGTGGATCCGGAGAAAAGGGAATCTGTCCAAAGTATTGCGCTATCGATGGAGGAGTCTTCTTCGAGGATGGAACTCGTCGCAGACGTTAA